Proteins from one Patescibacteria group bacterium genomic window:
- a CDS encoding class I SAM-dependent methyltransferase, translated as MRHDTGGNNLIDVNYVLDKAGIGDKMNIADLGCGSTGRYVFEASRLVGKNGIAYAVNILKPTLEVVSRRARQENVTNVKTVWSDLEVYNATKIESGSLDVTLLITMLFQSTKRAEVLREAIRLTKKNGKILIVEWKNIALPFGPPIEARVKKDMLIEAGKRLGLKLEEDFVVGDYHYGLIFSKI; from the coding sequence ATGAGACATGATACAGGGGGAAACAATTTAATTGATGTTAATTATGTATTGGATAAAGCTGGAATTGGCGATAAGATGAATATTGCCGATTTAGGTTGTGGATCCACTGGTCGTTATGTCTTTGAAGCATCAAGATTGGTTGGTAAAAATGGAATAGCTTATGCGGTTAATATTTTAAAACCGACCCTGGAGGTGGTGTCTAGAAGGGCTAGGCAGGAAAATGTGACAAATGTTAAGACAGTTTGGAGTGATTTGGAGGTGTATAATGCCACCAAAATTGAAAGTGGTAGCCTGGACGTGACTTTATTAATAACTATGTTATTTCAAAGTACAAAAAGAGCTGAGGTTCTAAGAGAGGCGATTCGGTTAACAAAGAAAAATGGAAAGATATTAATTGTAGAGTGGAAGAATATTGCTTTACCATTTGGTCCGCCGATTGAGGCACGAGTAAAAAAAGATATGTTAATTGAGGCTGGCAAGAGATTGGGTTTAAAGCTGGAGGAAGATTTTGTTGTTGGTGATTATCATTATGGCTTGATTTTTTCAAAAATCTAA
- a CDS encoding YraN family protein: MHYNKEIGNFGEEMAVKFLIKKGYEIIGRNIQMGQNELDIVAKFKGLLVFVEVKTSTSKDLLAEDNMNRNKLKHFKRAVADYLSLKKLSSDYIRPDLISIDLDMRTRMAKVQHFEDIF; encoded by the coding sequence ATGCATTATAATAAAGAAATTGGTAATTTTGGAGAAGAAATGGCAGTAAAGTTTTTAATCAAGAAGGGTTATGAAATAATCGGGCGTAATATTCAAATGGGACAGAATGAGCTCGACATTGTCGCCAAATTTAAAGGATTATTAGTCTTTGTGGAAGTTAAAACAAGTACCTCGAAAGATCTACTGGCGGAGGATAATATGAATAGAAATAAACTCAAGCATTTTAAAAGAGCGGTAGCTGATTATTTATCTCTAAAAAAGTTATCCTCAGATTACATCCGCCCAGACCTGATTTCAATCGATCTGGATATGCGCACAAGAATGGCTAAGGTTCAGCATTTTGAGGACATATTTTAG